From the Toxotes jaculatrix isolate fToxJac2 chromosome 15, fToxJac2.pri, whole genome shotgun sequence genome, one window contains:
- the heg1 gene encoding protein HEG isoform X2, with translation METWFLNHVLGLSLSVLLLGLPGPLGAGTPSNNSSAHVTAGFYYSAATDEVSNVENKATSTSFSSESLSPSQRNLLLTHTAETHTATVGNFDTERAQTFTETSKIRRSAETTSLSTEPLTSTLVVATTEASSSSSSSSSSSSSSSSSGSSGSSSSSSSRDWKDFVNTDQVPYVSVSHTVTRMLTEDVSVPQDSQGSTLWLGEATALASQTDVHTDSTYTSTTISRAGERTLRSVTSSSNNSTSSAFTEDSKSHQPPSTWGIPAGATETEDYTHSAPSTRTDNEHTTDQHMTHSSKGMFSETGSPWGSRGTQSLTGPPNATQHQNTSVPVEPSDSTPPLRVTELSTDESGVSVSSTPPVTSPAGGPTNISGTDPESASNVGTSTESPTAGHSSSTQNQEATEGLSSQTRQDSVGLGLTTAPPRVSSNTPEMDDSLHSTPVLVTETFLTSTPVPVTERSQITEEDTFKAAASTTITTTSPRLPATSSPSFSSTTSSSTSELHTEATILYTTPPTTASTPALHTSAVHTTHRVSPSQTQGPSTGIANPTNVTTLQTETSAGSLGVTTSHGKYTTTTTFTHSTPTRSAEVLHTTGKQTDRGTTEQVVTTLPTDIQPTKAPPPPPGNPCVSNPCMNGGMCVSNERHQFTCNCQQAWTGPTCSQDVDECEKNPCPLGSKCVNTQGSFSCECQLGFNLEDGRTCTRAKTFLGTFSVNRLPHDPVIFKSTTMHEIQREIIQLLNASLSVLRGYSRSTLSKKEEDGVRISAVNMFSISTDVTSAEVYNSIQMSLSNCSSSLAHCRMVLHHQLTYHVESLCVAQKTQCDIERSTCTDSSGTAYCQCLQGYYKHNPDDLSCLECGDGYKLENGTCVPCMFGFGGFNCGNFYKLIAVVVSPAGGALLLILVIALIVTCCRRDKNDINKIIFKSGDMQMSPYADFPKNNRISMEWGRETIEMQENGSTKNLLQMSDIYYSPALRNSDLERNGLYPFTGLPGSRHSCIYPAQWNPSFISDDSRRRDYF, from the exons atACTGAGCGGGCACAAACTTTCACAGAAACAAGCAAAATCCGCAGGTCAGCAGAAACCACCAGTCTGTCTACTGAGCCGCTCACCTCTACCCTTGTTGTAGCTACCACTgaggccagcagcagcagcagcagcagcagtagcagcagcagcagtagcagtagcagcggcagcagcggcagcagcagcagcagtagcagcagggACTGGAAGGACTTTGTTAACACAGACCAGGTGCCATACGTCTCCGTCTCCCATACTGTGACGAGGATGTTGACAGAGGACGTCAGCGTGCCCCAGGACAGCCAAGGCAGCACTCTGTGGCTGGGGGAAGCCACAGCCTTGGCATCACAGACAGACGTTCATACTGACAGCACCTACACTTCCACCACCATCAGCCGAGCCGGGGAGAGGACCCTGCGGtctgtcacctcctcctccaacaaCAGCACCTCCTCTGCTTTTACAGAGGACTCCAAATCCCATCAGCCCCCATCTACCTGGGGAATTCCTGCTGGGGCTACAGAGACTGAAGACTACACCCACAGTGCCCCATCCACTAGGACTGACAACGAGCACACAACAGACCAGCACATGACCCACTCCTCCAAGGGGATGTTTTCAGAGACCGGAAGCCCATGGGGGTCTAGAGGAACCCAGAGTTTAACTGGACCACCTAATGCCACCCAGCATCAAAATACCTCAGTGCCTGTGGAGCCCTCCGACTCTACACCACCTCTCAGAGTGACAGAGCTCAGCACGGATGAATCTGGCGTGTCAGTTTCCTCCACACCTCCTGTCACCTCACCTGCAGGAGGTCCTACCAACATCTCAGGGACAGACCCGGAGTCAGCCTCTAATGTTGGAACATCCACTGAGTCTCCCACTGCAGGCCACAGCTCCAGCACTCAGAACCAGGAGGCCACCGAGGGGCTGTCATCCCAGACCAGACAGGATAGTGTAGGCTTGGGTCTGACCACAGCGCCCCCTAGAGTCAGTAGCAATACACCTGAAATGGACGACTCTCTCCACTCCACTCCAGTGCTGGTTACGGAGACCTTCCTCACCAGCACACCTGTTCCTGTCACAGAAAG atcacagatcacagaggaagacacCTTCAAAGCTGCAgcctccaccaccatcaccacaacCAGCCCTCGTCTACCTGCAACCTCATCCCCCAGCTTCAGCAGCACCACTAGCAGTTCAACTTCAGAGTTACACACCGAGGCTACCATCCTGTACACTACACCCCCCACCACGGCCTCCACCCCGGCCCTGCACACCTCTGCAGTGCACACAACTCACCGTGTGTCACCAAGCCAAACCCAGGGGCCCTCAACTGGGATTGCTAACCCCACAAACGTCACCAccctgcagacagaaacaagTGCTGGCTCTCTGGGAGTTACCACCTCTCATGGAAagtacaccaccaccaccacctttaCCCATAGCACCCCAACCAGGAGTGCAGAGGTTCTGCACACCACcgggaaacagacagacaggggaacCACAGAGCAGGTGGTGACAACATTACCCACTGACATCCAACCCACCAaggcaccaccaccacca CCAGGAAACCCCTGTGTGTCAAACCCCTGTATGAACGGAGGCATGTGTGTGAGCAATGAAAGGCATCAGTTCACCTGTAACTGTCAGCAGGCATGGACAGGACCGACCTGCAGCCAGG ATGTGGATGAATGTGAGAAGAACCCCTGCCCACTTGGCTCCaagtgtgtgaacacacaagGCTCCTTCAGCTGTGAATGTCAGCTCGGCTTCAACCTCGAGGACGGACGCACCTGCACCAGAG CAAAGACATTTCTGGGAACTTTCAGTGTGAACAGACTTCCACATGACCCTGTTATATTCAAGAGCACCACCATGCATGAGATCCAGAGAGAGATCATTCAGCTG CTCAATGCCTCATTGTCAGTCCTTCGAGGCTACAGCCGCTCAACTCTGAGTAAGAA AGAGGAGGACGGGGTTCGTATCTCAGCTGTCAACATGTTTTCCATCTCCACCGATGTGACGAGTGCTGAAGTCTACAACAGCATCCAGATGTCTCTCAGCAACTGCAGCTCCTCGCTGGCCCACTGCCGAATGGTTCTGCACCACCAGCTCACTTATCATG TGGAGAGTCTATGTGTGGCTCAGAAGACTCAGTGTGATATAGAGCGCTCCACCTGTACGGACAGCAGTGGCACAGCCTATTGCCAGTGTCTTCAAGGATACTACAAACACAATCCTGATGACTTGTCCTGTCTTG aatgCGGAGATGGCTACAAGCTGGAAAACGGCACCTGTGTCCC gTGCATGTTTGGTTTTGGAGGATTCAACTGTGGAAATT TTTACAAGCTGATTGCAGTGGTGGTgtcaccagcagggggcgccctGCTCCTCATCCTCGTCATTGCTCTCATTGTCACCTGCTGCAG GAGAGATAAGAATGACATCAACAAGATCATCTTCAAGAGTGGAGACATGCAGATGTCCCCTTACGCAGACTTCCCCAAAAATAACCGCATATCCATGGAGTGGGGTAGAGAGACCATAGAGATGCAAGAGAACGGCAGCACCAAGAACCTGCTGCAGATGTCTGACATTTACTACTCT CCTGCATTGCGTAACTCAGACCTGGAGAGAAATGGCCTGTACCCGTTCACAGGTCTGCCGGGCTCTCGCCACTCATGCATCTACCCTGCTCAGTGGAACCCGTCCTTCATTAGTGATGATTCGCGAAGAAGAGACTACTTTTAA
- the heg1 gene encoding protein HEG isoform X1 yields the protein METWFLNHVLGLSLSVLLLGLPGPLGAGTPSNNSSAHVTAGFYYSAATDEVSNVENKATSTSFSSESLSPSQRNLLLTHTAETHTATVGNFDTERAQTFTETSKIRRSAETTSLSTEPLTSTLVVATTEASSSSSSSSSSSSSSSSSGSSGSSSSSSSRDWKDFVNTDQVPYVSVSHTVTRMLTEDVSVPQDSQGSTLWLGEATALASQTDVHTDSTYTSTTISRAGERTLRSVTSSSNNSTSSAFTEDSKSHQPPSTWGIPAGATETEDYTHSAPSTRTDNEHTTDQHMTHSSKGMFSETGSPWGSRGTQSLTGPPNATQHQNTSVPVEPSDSTPPLRVTELSTDESGVSVSSTPPVTSPAGGPTNISGTDPESASNVGTSTESPTAGHSSSTQNQEATEGLSSQTRQDSVGLGLTTAPPRVSSNTPEMDDSLHSTPVLVTETFLTSTPVPVTERSQITEEDTFKAAASTTITTTSPRLPATSSPSFSSTTSSSTSELHTEATILYTTPPTTASTPALHTSAVHTTHRVSPSQTQGPSTGIANPTNVTTLQTETSAGSLGVTTSHGKYTTTTTFTHSTPTRSAEVLHTTGKQTDRGTTEQVVTTLPTDIQPTKAPPPPPPGNPCVSNPCMNGGMCVSNERHQFTCNCQQAWTGPTCSQDVDECEKNPCPLGSKCVNTQGSFSCECQLGFNLEDGRTCTRAKTFLGTFSVNRLPHDPVIFKSTTMHEIQREIIQLLNASLSVLRGYSRSTLSKKEEDGVRISAVNMFSISTDVTSAEVYNSIQMSLSNCSSSLAHCRMVLHHQLTYHVESLCVAQKTQCDIERSTCTDSSGTAYCQCLQGYYKHNPDDLSCLECGDGYKLENGTCVPCMFGFGGFNCGNFYKLIAVVVSPAGGALLLILVIALIVTCCRRDKNDINKIIFKSGDMQMSPYADFPKNNRISMEWGRETIEMQENGSTKNLLQMSDIYYSPALRNSDLERNGLYPFTGLPGSRHSCIYPAQWNPSFISDDSRRRDYF from the exons atACTGAGCGGGCACAAACTTTCACAGAAACAAGCAAAATCCGCAGGTCAGCAGAAACCACCAGTCTGTCTACTGAGCCGCTCACCTCTACCCTTGTTGTAGCTACCACTgaggccagcagcagcagcagcagcagcagtagcagcagcagcagtagcagtagcagcggcagcagcggcagcagcagcagcagtagcagcagggACTGGAAGGACTTTGTTAACACAGACCAGGTGCCATACGTCTCCGTCTCCCATACTGTGACGAGGATGTTGACAGAGGACGTCAGCGTGCCCCAGGACAGCCAAGGCAGCACTCTGTGGCTGGGGGAAGCCACAGCCTTGGCATCACAGACAGACGTTCATACTGACAGCACCTACACTTCCACCACCATCAGCCGAGCCGGGGAGAGGACCCTGCGGtctgtcacctcctcctccaacaaCAGCACCTCCTCTGCTTTTACAGAGGACTCCAAATCCCATCAGCCCCCATCTACCTGGGGAATTCCTGCTGGGGCTACAGAGACTGAAGACTACACCCACAGTGCCCCATCCACTAGGACTGACAACGAGCACACAACAGACCAGCACATGACCCACTCCTCCAAGGGGATGTTTTCAGAGACCGGAAGCCCATGGGGGTCTAGAGGAACCCAGAGTTTAACTGGACCACCTAATGCCACCCAGCATCAAAATACCTCAGTGCCTGTGGAGCCCTCCGACTCTACACCACCTCTCAGAGTGACAGAGCTCAGCACGGATGAATCTGGCGTGTCAGTTTCCTCCACACCTCCTGTCACCTCACCTGCAGGAGGTCCTACCAACATCTCAGGGACAGACCCGGAGTCAGCCTCTAATGTTGGAACATCCACTGAGTCTCCCACTGCAGGCCACAGCTCCAGCACTCAGAACCAGGAGGCCACCGAGGGGCTGTCATCCCAGACCAGACAGGATAGTGTAGGCTTGGGTCTGACCACAGCGCCCCCTAGAGTCAGTAGCAATACACCTGAAATGGACGACTCTCTCCACTCCACTCCAGTGCTGGTTACGGAGACCTTCCTCACCAGCACACCTGTTCCTGTCACAGAAAG atcacagatcacagaggaagacacCTTCAAAGCTGCAgcctccaccaccatcaccacaacCAGCCCTCGTCTACCTGCAACCTCATCCCCCAGCTTCAGCAGCACCACTAGCAGTTCAACTTCAGAGTTACACACCGAGGCTACCATCCTGTACACTACACCCCCCACCACGGCCTCCACCCCGGCCCTGCACACCTCTGCAGTGCACACAACTCACCGTGTGTCACCAAGCCAAACCCAGGGGCCCTCAACTGGGATTGCTAACCCCACAAACGTCACCAccctgcagacagaaacaagTGCTGGCTCTCTGGGAGTTACCACCTCTCATGGAAagtacaccaccaccaccacctttaCCCATAGCACCCCAACCAGGAGTGCAGAGGTTCTGCACACCACcgggaaacagacagacaggggaacCACAGAGCAGGTGGTGACAACATTACCCACTGACATCCAACCCACCAaggcaccaccaccaccaccaccag GAAACCCCTGTGTGTCAAACCCCTGTATGAACGGAGGCATGTGTGTGAGCAATGAAAGGCATCAGTTCACCTGTAACTGTCAGCAGGCATGGACAGGACCGACCTGCAGCCAGG ATGTGGATGAATGTGAGAAGAACCCCTGCCCACTTGGCTCCaagtgtgtgaacacacaagGCTCCTTCAGCTGTGAATGTCAGCTCGGCTTCAACCTCGAGGACGGACGCACCTGCACCAGAG CAAAGACATTTCTGGGAACTTTCAGTGTGAACAGACTTCCACATGACCCTGTTATATTCAAGAGCACCACCATGCATGAGATCCAGAGAGAGATCATTCAGCTG CTCAATGCCTCATTGTCAGTCCTTCGAGGCTACAGCCGCTCAACTCTGAGTAAGAA AGAGGAGGACGGGGTTCGTATCTCAGCTGTCAACATGTTTTCCATCTCCACCGATGTGACGAGTGCTGAAGTCTACAACAGCATCCAGATGTCTCTCAGCAACTGCAGCTCCTCGCTGGCCCACTGCCGAATGGTTCTGCACCACCAGCTCACTTATCATG TGGAGAGTCTATGTGTGGCTCAGAAGACTCAGTGTGATATAGAGCGCTCCACCTGTACGGACAGCAGTGGCACAGCCTATTGCCAGTGTCTTCAAGGATACTACAAACACAATCCTGATGACTTGTCCTGTCTTG aatgCGGAGATGGCTACAAGCTGGAAAACGGCACCTGTGTCCC gTGCATGTTTGGTTTTGGAGGATTCAACTGTGGAAATT TTTACAAGCTGATTGCAGTGGTGGTgtcaccagcagggggcgccctGCTCCTCATCCTCGTCATTGCTCTCATTGTCACCTGCTGCAG GAGAGATAAGAATGACATCAACAAGATCATCTTCAAGAGTGGAGACATGCAGATGTCCCCTTACGCAGACTTCCCCAAAAATAACCGCATATCCATGGAGTGGGGTAGAGAGACCATAGAGATGCAAGAGAACGGCAGCACCAAGAACCTGCTGCAGATGTCTGACATTTACTACTCT CCTGCATTGCGTAACTCAGACCTGGAGAGAAATGGCCTGTACCCGTTCACAGGTCTGCCGGGCTCTCGCCACTCATGCATCTACCCTGCTCAGTGGAACCCGTCCTTCATTAGTGATGATTCGCGAAGAAGAGACTACTTTTAA